The Deltaproteobacteria bacterium genome contains the following window.
TTCTTTTCTTTAATCTCTAATACTGCTGGTGGCTATTGCTTCTATCGTGATGCACGTCTTAGACGTATTACTCGCTATCGCTACAATAATATTCCGATAGATAATGGGGGACGTTATTTCTATATTAAAGATGGTACTGATTTCTGGAGTCCTGGCTGGAAACCAACCAAAAAAGATTTATCATTTTATGAATGTCGCCATGGTCTTGGCTACACTACCATTACTGGCGAAAGAAATGGCCTTAGAGTTACATCCGACTTCTTTGTTCCCGTTGGACATAATTGTGAAATCCATCATTTGACCATAAAAAATACTAGTCAAAATGAAAAACACCTAAGCCTTTTTTCTTTTATTGAATTTTGTCTATGGAATGCTTGGGACGATCAAACTAACTTTCAACGTAATTTAAATACCGGTGAAGTGGAAATTAACGGTTCAACAATTTATCATAAAACTGAGTATCGCGAGCGACGTAACCATTTTGCTTTTTACTCAGTTAATTCACCAATTGCTGGTTTTGATACTGATCGAGAAAGTTTCCTTGGTGCTTATAATAATTTTGATAATCCTTCTGTAGTCATCGAAGGGCGAGCATGCAATTCACAAGCACATGGTTGGTCCCCTATAGCTTCGCATCAACTTGATATTTCACTGGTTCCTAATTCATCTCGTTCTTTTATTTTCATTCTTGGTTATTGTGAAAATGAAGAAAGGAATAAATGGGAAAAACCTGGTATTATAAATAAATCAAAAGCCAACGAAATAATCTCTCATTTCTCTACTGATGCGGCCGTATTAAAAGCTAAAGAAGATTTACGATCTAGCTGGGATGCACTCCTGTCAAAATATAATATAAAAAGTCATGATCCAAGACTCGATCGTATGGTTAATATCTGGAATCCTTACCAATGCATGGTGACTTTTAATATGTCGCGCAGTGCATCTTATTTTGAATCAGGCATTGGTCGCGGTATGGGTTTTCGCGACTCTAATCAAGATTTAATTGGTTTTGTACATCAAATACCAAAACGCGCTCGTGAACGTATTTTAGACATTGCTGCAACACAATTTGAAGACGGAAATGCCTATCATCAATATCAACCGCTTACTAAAAAGGGCAATAACGATATTGGCGGTGGATTTTATGATGATCCGCTTTGGCTAATCTTTGGTACTTCGGCATATATTAAAGAGACTGGGGATTTATCTATTCTTGATGAGCAGGTTCCTTTCGATTGTAATCAATCTAATACTGCCACGCTGCTTGAACACTTAACACGTTCATATAAGCATGTTCTTAATCATCTTGGTCCACATGGTCTTCCTTTAATAGGCAGAGCTGATTGGAACGACTGTTTAAATCTAAATTGTTTCTCAACTACACCTGATGAATCTTTTCAAACCTATGGTGACCCCGATGGCAAAGTAGCTGAATCTGTATTCATTGGAGGTATGTTTGTATCTATTGCACCACTTTATGCTGAACTGCTAGGTGAAAAAGGAAAGGATACTGAAGCTACTGCTGTTATGCAACAGGTAGAAAAAATGCGCCAAACCATTCTTTCTCATGGATGGGATGGCGAATGGTTCCTGCGCGCTTATGATGCTAATGGTAAAAAAATCGGTAGCCGAGAATGTATCGAAGGAAAAATATATATCGAACCACAAGGTTATTGTATTATGGCTGGCATAGGAGTTAAAGAAGGCTTTGCCAAAAAAGCATTAGAAAAAGTGCAAGAGCACTTAGAGACTCCTTATGGTATTGTATTGAACAATCCTCCTTACTCAAAGTATCATGAAAATTTAGGCGAAATTTCATCTTACCCTCCTGGCTATAAAGAAAACGCCGGAATTTTTTGCCATAATAACCCATGGATAATGATAGCTGAAACTGTCTTAGGACATGGTGATCGAGCTTTTGACCTTTATTCTAAAATTGCTCCTGCCTATGTAGAAGACCGCAGTGAAATTCACCGAATGGAGCCCTACATTTATGCACAAATGATAGCCGGTAAAGATGCAGTTAAACCAGGCGAAGCTAAAAATTCTTGGCTTACCGGTACTGCTGCCTGGAACTACGCCGCAATTACTCAATATATACTCGGTATAAAACCAGAATTGCATGGCATTATAATTGACCCATGTATCCCTGCTAAGTGGAATGGTTTTACCATAACCAGACAGTTTCGCGGAGCTACATATCAAATAGAAATAGTTAATCCCTCGCATGTAAGTAAGGGTATTAGCTCTATAATAGTTGATGGCAAATCCATTGAAGGTAGTTTGATTCCTGATTTTGCAGATGGTAAAACCCATTCAGTTGTAGCTACGATGGGCTAATTAAAGGTGTATTAATGCTAGATTATTTTTATCGATTGCATAGAATTACTAAATTCAACTATTTAATAAAAAGCTGGCGTCAATACTTTGGGCTTATAGCTTTACTATCATTTTTACCTACATTATCTTGCAGTAGTAGCAATACTGCTTATCGTTCTTCTACAAATACCCCTTTAGAATCAATACTAGCAATAAACACAATTAGCCCATATAAGGATGCTTTAAAATTAGCTATTCAATTTTATGACGCCAATCGTTGTGGAAATGAAGTTGCAACAAACAATACTTTTTCCTGGCGTGATAATTGCCACATTAATGATGGTCATGACGTCAATGTAGACCTCACCGGTGGTTTTCATGATGCCGGTGACCATGTTAAATTTGGTTTACCTCAAGGATACACTGCATCAATATTGGGATGGGTGTATTATGAAAATAAACAAATTCTTTTAG
Protein-coding sequences here:
- a CDS encoding glycosyl transferase translates to MKFGHFDDDRHEYIIDTPKTPYPWINYLGSENFFSLISNTAGGYCFYRDARLRRITRYRYNNIPIDNGGRYFYIKDGTDFWSPGWKPTKKDLSFYECRHGLGYTTITGERNGLRVTSDFFVPVGHNCEIHHLTIKNTSQNEKHLSLFSFIEFCLWNAWDDQTNFQRNLNTGEVEINGSTIYHKTEYRERRNHFAFYSVNSPIAGFDTDRESFLGAYNNFDNPSVVIEGRACNSQAHGWSPIASHQLDISLVPNSSRSFIFILGYCENEERNKWEKPGIINKSKANEIISHFSTDAAVLKAKEDLRSSWDALLSKYNIKSHDPRLDRMVNIWNPYQCMVTFNMSRSASYFESGIGRGMGFRDSNQDLIGFVHQIPKRARERILDIAATQFEDGNAYHQYQPLTKKGNNDIGGGFYDDPLWLIFGTSAYIKETGDLSILDEQVPFDCNQSNTATLLEHLTRSYKHVLNHLGPHGLPLIGRADWNDCLNLNCFSTTPDESFQTYGDPDGKVAESVFIGGMFVSIAPLYAELLGEKGKDTEATAVMQQVEKMRQTILSHGWDGEWFLRAYDANGKKIGSRECIEGKIYIEPQGYCIMAGIGVKEGFAKKALEKVQEHLETPYGIVLNNPPYSKYHENLGEISSYPPGYKENAGIFCHNNPWIMIAETVLGHGDRAFDLYSKIAPAYVEDRSEIHRMEPYIYAQMIAGKDAVKPGEAKNSWLTGTAAWNYAAITQYILGIKPELHGIIIDPCIPAKWNGFTITRQFRGATYQIEIVNPSHVSKGISSIIVDGKSIEGSLIPDFADGKTHSVVATMG